Proteins from one Caretta caretta isolate rCarCar2 chromosome 12, rCarCar1.hap1, whole genome shotgun sequence genomic window:
- the BCAR1 gene encoding breast cancer anti-estrogen resistance protein 1 isoform X2, whose amino-acid sequence MNYLNVLAKALYDNVSESPDELSFRKGDIMTVLERNTQGLDGWWLCSLHGRQGIVPGNRLKILVGMYDKKQQAESGQGQAPSHQHVLHPTARPPGDSIYLIPALSKGQPGLYPGSAPGAPFPSPPAKQPLAYPKQPLPHACQDIYQVPPSQSHAPDVSASPPQEIYQVPPAAGLGQDIYQVPPSLDVRSWEGPKPQGKVVVPTRVGQVYIYDSPKGEQDEYDIPRHLLASGPQEIYDVPPVRGVLASQYSQEVYDTPPMAVKGPTSRELGQEIYDVPPSVEKALHQAPQTVYDIPPSVSKDIPDGPSREETYDVPPAFAKPKALDLPPPALPEDVYDVPPVAGKGAPEAPFPQEIYDVPPGLRKPVGPAQDVYDVPRELHASSLDAEGEYIYDVPPQVDREARAGDTKRLSASSTGSTRSNVSSSSLDVGPGKEAPKELGLDLDVAMELLTRLQHHISGSVSYLMSFISTGWRSPEQLELHAPSLRAAAEGIKGALRDLLEFARGAVGNAAQASDRALHAKLSKQLQKMEDVYQALLRHSQSLDGCGWAPSALVSSKPGGTDDLDRLVMYSRGIPDDTKQLASFLHGNASLLFRRGKLPADSPDASLLLASHPPLAPVDKASSIQSRPLPSPPKFLAQDSPDGPYENSESGWMEDYDYVHLQLKQFERLEQEVTRPIDNDLSSWTPPQHYAQVQGGSALCPSDRQLLLFYLEQCEANLTTLTNAVDAFFTAVGTNQPPKIFVAHSKFVILSAHKLVFIGDTLSRQARAQDVRHKVTHYSNLLCNMLKEIVVTTKAAALHYPSPSAAKDMVERVKDLANSTQQFRMVLGQLAAM is encoded by the exons AATGTGCTGGCCAAGGCGCTGTACGACAACGTGTCCGAGTCCCCAGATGAGCTTTCCTTCCGGAAGGGCGACATCATGACAGTGCTGGAGCGCAACACGCAGGGCCTGGATGGCTGGTGGCTCTGCTCACTGCACGGGCGCCAGGGCATTGTGCCCGGCAACCGCCTGAAGATCCTGGTGGGCATGTATGACAAGAAGCAGCAGGCGGAGTCTGGCCAAGGGCAAGCACCTTCCCACCAGCACGTGCTGCACCCCACCGCCCGGCCGCCAGGGGACAGCATCTACCTGATCCCAGCCTTGAGCAAGGGGCAGCCGGGCCTCTACCCGGGCTCTGCGCCAGGGGCGCCCTTCCCCTCACCTCCAGCCAAGCAGCCACTGGCGTATCCAAAGCAGCCACTGCCCCACGCCTGCCAGGACATCTACCAGGTGCCCCCATCGCAGAGCCACGCCCCGGACGTCTCCGCCAGCCCCCCACAGGAGATCTACCAGGTGCCCCCGGCTGCGGGGCTGGGCCAGGACATCTACCAGGTGCCGCCGTCCTTGGACGTGAGGAGCTGGGAAGGGCCGAAGCCCCAGGGAAAG GTGGTGGTGCCCACTCGGGTGGGGCAGGTCTACATCTATGACTCACCCAAAGGCGAGCAGGACGAGTACGACATCCCACGGCACCTCCTCGCCTCCGGGCCCCAGGAGATCTACGACGTGCCCCCTGTCCGGGGGGTGCTCGCCAGCCAGTACAGCCAGGAG GTCTACGACACCCCCCCAATGGCAGTGAAGGGCCCCACGAGCCGGGAGCTCGGCCAGGAGATCTACGACGTGCCGCCCAGCGTGGAGAAGGCCCTGCACCAGGCCCCCCAAACT GTGTATGACATCCCCCCATCCGTGAGCAAGGACATCCCGGACGGCCCATCCCGAGAGGAGACCTACGACGTGCCCCCCGCCTTTGCCAAGCCAAAGGCGCTGGACCTACCTCCGCCGGCCCTGCCCGAGGACGTGTACGATGTGCCGCCAGTGGCAGGGAAGGGCGCCCCCGAGGCCCCCTTCCCGCAGGAGATCTACGACGTACCGCCCGGCCTGCGGAAGCCGGTGGGGCCTGCGCAGGACGTGTACGATGTGCCCCGGGAGCTGCACGCTAGCAGCCTGGATGCCGAGGGCGAGTACATCTACGACGTGCCACCACAGGTGGACCGGGAGGCCAGGGCGGGCGATACCAAACGCCTCTCGGCCTCCAGCACAGGGAGCACCCGCAGCAATGTCTCCAGCTCCTCGCTGGACGTGGGGCCGGGCAAGGAGGCACCCAAGGAGCTGGGCCTGGACCTGGACGTGGCCATGGAGCTATTGACCCGGCTCCAGCACCACATCAGCGGTTCCGTCTCCTACCTCATGTCCTTCATCAGCACCGGCTGGCGTAGCCCAGAGCAGCTGGAGCTCCATGCACCCAGCCTCCGGGCAGCAGCCGAGGGCATCAAGGGGGCACTGCGGGACCTGCTGGAGTTTGCCCGCGGGGCCGTGGGCAATGCGGCCCAGGCCTCCGACCGTGCCCTGCACGCCAAGCTCAGCAAGCAGCTGCAGAAGATGGAGGACGTGTACCAGGCCCTGCTGCGGCACAGCCAGTCGCTGGATGGCTGTGGCTGGGCCCCCAGCGCCCTAGTGTCCAGCAAGCCAGGCGGCACCGATGACCTGGACCGCCTGGTGATGTACTCGCGGGGCATCCCTGATGACACCAAGCAGCTGGCATCCTTCCTTCATGGCAACGCCTCCCTGCTCTTCAGACGGGGTAAGCTGCCGGCGGACAGCCCGGACGCCAGCCTGCTCCTCGCCAGCCACCCCCCACTGGCGCCCGTCGACAAGGCCAGCAGCATCCAGTCGCGGCCCCTGCCCTCCCCGCCCAAGTTCCTGGCGCAGGACTCACCCGACGGGCCATACGAGAACAGCGAGAGCGGCTGGATGGAGGACTATGACTACGTGCACCTGCag TTGAAGCAGTTTGAGCGGCTGGAGCAGGAGGTCACGCGCCCCATCGACAACGACCTCTCCAGCTGGACACCGCCGCAGCACTATGCCCAGGTGCAGGGCGGCAGTGCCCTGTGCCCCTCCGACCGCCAGTTGCTCCTCTTCTACCTGGAGCAGTGCGAGGCCAACCTCACCACACTCACCAACGCCGTGGATGCCTTCTTCACCGCCGTGGGCACCAACCAGCCGCCCAAGATCTTCGTGGCCCACAGCAAGTTCGTCATCCTCAGCGCCCACAAGCTGGTGTTCATCGGCGACACCCTGTCGCGCCAGGCCCGGGCACAGGACGTGCGCCACAAGGTCACCCACTATAGCAACCTACTGTGCAACATGCTCAAGGAGATTGTGGTGACCACCAAGGCCGCTGCCCTCCACTACCCGTCCCCCTCTGCCGCCAAGGACATGGTGGAGCGGGTCAAAGACCTGGCCAACAGCACGCAGCAGTTCAGGATGGTGCTGGGGCAGCTGGCGGCCATGTGA
- the BCAR1 gene encoding breast cancer anti-estrogen resistance protein 1 isoform X1 gives MNYLNVLAKALYDNVSESPDELSFRKGDIMTVLERNTQGLDGWWLCSLHGRQGIVPGNRLKILVGMYDKKQQAESGQGQAPSHQHVLHPTARPPGDSIYLIPALSKGQPGLYPGSAPGAPFPSPPAKQPLAYPKQPLPHACQDIYQVPPSQSHAPDVSASPPQEIYQVPPAAGLGQDIYQVPPSLDVRSWEGPKPQGKVVVPTRVGQVYIYDSPKGEQDEYDIPRHLLASGPQEIYDVPPVRGVLASQYSQEVYDTPPMAVKGPTSRELGQEIYDVPPSVEKALHQAPQTVYDIPPSVSKDIPDGPSREETYDVPPAFAKPKALDLPPPALPEDVYDVPPVAGKGAPEAPFPQEIYDVPPGLRKPVGPAQDVYDVPRELHASSLDAEGEYIYDVPPQVDREARAGDTKRLSASSTGSTRSNVSSSSLDVGPGKEAPKELGLDLDVAMELLTRLQHHISGSVSYLMSFISTGWRSPEQLELHAPSLRAAAEGIKGALRDLLEFARGAVGNAAQASDRALHAKLSKQLQKMEDVYQALLRHSQSLDGCGWAPSALVSSKPGGTDDLDRLVMYSRGIPDDTKQLASFLHGNASLLFRRGKLPADSPDASLLLASHPPLAPVDKASSIQSRPLPSPPKFLAQDSPDGPYENSESGWMEDYDYVHLQGKEEFEKTQKELLEKGNIMRQGKGQLEQQQLKQFERLEQEVTRPIDNDLSSWTPPQHYAQVQGGSALCPSDRQLLLFYLEQCEANLTTLTNAVDAFFTAVGTNQPPKIFVAHSKFVILSAHKLVFIGDTLSRQARAQDVRHKVTHYSNLLCNMLKEIVVTTKAAALHYPSPSAAKDMVERVKDLANSTQQFRMVLGQLAAM, from the exons AATGTGCTGGCCAAGGCGCTGTACGACAACGTGTCCGAGTCCCCAGATGAGCTTTCCTTCCGGAAGGGCGACATCATGACAGTGCTGGAGCGCAACACGCAGGGCCTGGATGGCTGGTGGCTCTGCTCACTGCACGGGCGCCAGGGCATTGTGCCCGGCAACCGCCTGAAGATCCTGGTGGGCATGTATGACAAGAAGCAGCAGGCGGAGTCTGGCCAAGGGCAAGCACCTTCCCACCAGCACGTGCTGCACCCCACCGCCCGGCCGCCAGGGGACAGCATCTACCTGATCCCAGCCTTGAGCAAGGGGCAGCCGGGCCTCTACCCGGGCTCTGCGCCAGGGGCGCCCTTCCCCTCACCTCCAGCCAAGCAGCCACTGGCGTATCCAAAGCAGCCACTGCCCCACGCCTGCCAGGACATCTACCAGGTGCCCCCATCGCAGAGCCACGCCCCGGACGTCTCCGCCAGCCCCCCACAGGAGATCTACCAGGTGCCCCCGGCTGCGGGGCTGGGCCAGGACATCTACCAGGTGCCGCCGTCCTTGGACGTGAGGAGCTGGGAAGGGCCGAAGCCCCAGGGAAAG GTGGTGGTGCCCACTCGGGTGGGGCAGGTCTACATCTATGACTCACCCAAAGGCGAGCAGGACGAGTACGACATCCCACGGCACCTCCTCGCCTCCGGGCCCCAGGAGATCTACGACGTGCCCCCTGTCCGGGGGGTGCTCGCCAGCCAGTACAGCCAGGAG GTCTACGACACCCCCCCAATGGCAGTGAAGGGCCCCACGAGCCGGGAGCTCGGCCAGGAGATCTACGACGTGCCGCCCAGCGTGGAGAAGGCCCTGCACCAGGCCCCCCAAACT GTGTATGACATCCCCCCATCCGTGAGCAAGGACATCCCGGACGGCCCATCCCGAGAGGAGACCTACGACGTGCCCCCCGCCTTTGCCAAGCCAAAGGCGCTGGACCTACCTCCGCCGGCCCTGCCCGAGGACGTGTACGATGTGCCGCCAGTGGCAGGGAAGGGCGCCCCCGAGGCCCCCTTCCCGCAGGAGATCTACGACGTACCGCCCGGCCTGCGGAAGCCGGTGGGGCCTGCGCAGGACGTGTACGATGTGCCCCGGGAGCTGCACGCTAGCAGCCTGGATGCCGAGGGCGAGTACATCTACGACGTGCCACCACAGGTGGACCGGGAGGCCAGGGCGGGCGATACCAAACGCCTCTCGGCCTCCAGCACAGGGAGCACCCGCAGCAATGTCTCCAGCTCCTCGCTGGACGTGGGGCCGGGCAAGGAGGCACCCAAGGAGCTGGGCCTGGACCTGGACGTGGCCATGGAGCTATTGACCCGGCTCCAGCACCACATCAGCGGTTCCGTCTCCTACCTCATGTCCTTCATCAGCACCGGCTGGCGTAGCCCAGAGCAGCTGGAGCTCCATGCACCCAGCCTCCGGGCAGCAGCCGAGGGCATCAAGGGGGCACTGCGGGACCTGCTGGAGTTTGCCCGCGGGGCCGTGGGCAATGCGGCCCAGGCCTCCGACCGTGCCCTGCACGCCAAGCTCAGCAAGCAGCTGCAGAAGATGGAGGACGTGTACCAGGCCCTGCTGCGGCACAGCCAGTCGCTGGATGGCTGTGGCTGGGCCCCCAGCGCCCTAGTGTCCAGCAAGCCAGGCGGCACCGATGACCTGGACCGCCTGGTGATGTACTCGCGGGGCATCCCTGATGACACCAAGCAGCTGGCATCCTTCCTTCATGGCAACGCCTCCCTGCTCTTCAGACGGGGTAAGCTGCCGGCGGACAGCCCGGACGCCAGCCTGCTCCTCGCCAGCCACCCCCCACTGGCGCCCGTCGACAAGGCCAGCAGCATCCAGTCGCGGCCCCTGCCCTCCCCGCCCAAGTTCCTGGCGCAGGACTCACCCGACGGGCCATACGAGAACAGCGAGAGCGGCTGGATGGAGGACTATGACTACGTGCACCTGCag GGCAAGGAGGAGTTTGAGAAAACCCAGAAGGAGCTGCTGGAAAAAGGCAACATCATGCGGCAGGGCaaggggcagctggagcagcagcag TTGAAGCAGTTTGAGCGGCTGGAGCAGGAGGTCACGCGCCCCATCGACAACGACCTCTCCAGCTGGACACCGCCGCAGCACTATGCCCAGGTGCAGGGCGGCAGTGCCCTGTGCCCCTCCGACCGCCAGTTGCTCCTCTTCTACCTGGAGCAGTGCGAGGCCAACCTCACCACACTCACCAACGCCGTGGATGCCTTCTTCACCGCCGTGGGCACCAACCAGCCGCCCAAGATCTTCGTGGCCCACAGCAAGTTCGTCATCCTCAGCGCCCACAAGCTGGTGTTCATCGGCGACACCCTGTCGCGCCAGGCCCGGGCACAGGACGTGCGCCACAAGGTCACCCACTATAGCAACCTACTGTGCAACATGCTCAAGGAGATTGTGGTGACCACCAAGGCCGCTGCCCTCCACTACCCGTCCCCCTCTGCCGCCAAGGACATGGTGGAGCGGGTCAAAGACCTGGCCAACAGCACGCAGCAGTTCAGGATGGTGCTGGGGCAGCTGGCGGCCATGTGA